Part of the Mastacembelus armatus chromosome 6, fMasArm1.2, whole genome shotgun sequence genome, CTTAGGTAATCTTTGAAGGGTCATATTTGAtattatgaaaaatgaaagtctAAATCATGTCGCCACTagctttgtgtgtctgttaaaCTTAGAGGCAAACATAGAACATGCAAACCAccaaaaaattaaatgaatggtGTGATAACTATTTGTGTGACTGTATGTAAACCGATGAATGAGCACTCCAGCTGTCAGAGCTACAGGAAGGGAGAGAGATCTGTACATATGCATGCACCAGTGAGCACAGAAGAGAACAACAAACGCTTCCTCCCCTTTGAAGTGGACCCTATCACCTTCCCACCCTCTGCTCCCCCCTCCACTGTCCATCAACAAGCCATAAATCTAGGCTCTCATCTGCCTCTGAAGTCCAGGAATGTCCACATGGGATTGGAGGCCCAGTGAGTTATGGGAACACCTGGGAAGGGTttcagggagaacatgcatggagagagaaggaaggggGCTTCAGGCATGCTTATACCTATGCAGGGCAACATGTTGACAGCCAACAAGGCTGATTGATTAGTTGTGGTGGTCAGCTATCTTAGGTGTGGGTACTATGCCTTTGAGTCATGGAGAAGCAGGGAAGACAAGCCTGCTGACGGCAtttatgtatacacacacacacacacacacacatacgcaccTATTGTTTTCACAAGGTGGCAATTTGAGCATGTAATTCAGGCTTGTGAGTCCAGCAGCAACTTCAAATGTAAAGAAATTGCAGACTTTGGTAATGGGAGAAAGAGGGGTGTTTTTGAAAAGGCTGAAGGTTATGAAAACAGAACATGGCTGGGGTCGTGGCCTAGCCTGACTCTGTCGTTCCTGCACAGCAAGCTTGCATTCTTAAAGCCTGCACACTCTGCTCTCCGCTGCTTCCTAGCAGTCACTACACTGTCCTTCATTTGTTTGTCTCTCAGTGTCATCTACAAACAGGTGTGTGTCACTGGCTCTCTTTTGCTCTCTGGCTTTATGCAGATATGCAGTTTACAATCTTACTGGTGGTGGATTTGCCAGTAGAAATTCTTGGTCATTTTTTATAATAGATACCTTATTTCTCATAGGCTCCTCAATATTGATGGCTGAAATGACATATCTCATAGTCATATTTTATCCACTGTTGCAAGCCACCTAATTAAGCTAAAGGTCCAAGAATTggctgatgtttgttttaaatagaGAACTCTGATAAAGGTTTTTAAATATGATGAACCACACAGAAGACATGGAAATATGGAACCTGTTTCTTGTATGGCCGGTTGGTTGGTCCTTATGAAGATGATATGGAAAAACTGATACATAACTGTACTTGGCTGCTTAGTACTAATGGAATAAGGACAAATGTAATGCTTTCTCATGCAACTGTGGATGGCTGTTTGGAATGTAAACCTAATAAAGACCAGGAAAGAGCCTATTGCGCCTGAATTCTGAAAGCATCCTGGGGAACACGCCATggggaaaaaacaacacaatggaTGTGCTGTTGTGAACGGGCTTGTTCTAAAACTAACCCATATTCTTCACAAGACTTCTTGGCCTTTCAGTTACTACTGAAGGTAGTCAGCTAAATAACCAGACATGCTAATGATTGTAATGTATGTTAGAGCACATAAACACTCCCTTTAATCAATTCTTACAGTTTCTGCCTTCTTTTTagaaaatggttttaaaaggaaaatgaaaccTCTGCTGTCTAAGCTCTTTGAATGCTTATTGTGCCCCATGGACAACACTTCAGTTTGTGGAGAAAGGGCCTCTAAAGAAACCATGACTGTATTTCTCCATGTTACTTCCCCATGACAAGCAAAGCAGTATAAACATAAAAGCcaacacacaaatgaataaatcattGCCCCTGCTGGAGaagtctgttttctgtcttagcGCAACTCACAGTCAATCTCTATACCTTTCTATTTCCTGATGGTAAGTTATACATTTTGCCATTAAAGTGGACTCATATAGAGAAGCTGATTTCAATAATATATTTCAAATCCTGTGTCTAATAAATGAAGGAGTAAAAAAATTgaacaaatgggaaaaaaattGAATGGAGGCAAAATGAGAGCATATATTACATATGCTCTCATTTTGCCTCCATTCAATTTTTTTCCCACCGTGTGGTAGCCAGTTTTGTATCACAGAGGATTGTGGAACCCTAAAGAGATTTAGCTTCTCTTTCAGTAGCATTGATTTTGTGGAAGATGTCTTTGTAACTAGCCTGGATGATTAGCCTCGACCCGCAATCATTCAGTGTGCATTGGATCTCCCAATGGCAATATTTGCACAGACTAAATAGATGTGAAGAAATAGAATAAGAAAGAGTGGATGGGTAttaaggaaagagagagagagcgagagagagagagaggacctTATAAAGTTGAGACAAGGACAGCAGCCACTTCACTATATCAAAGactttttgttgtgttgaaatCAATCTTGCTGATTCACAAAATGATATGGCTCCCCAAATTTCCTCTAACCCCACCTTGTCTGTCAAGTATTTTGTGCTGAGGGGATATTGAAACCTCTCCCATTCAGCTTTCCAGTTTTGTTGCATTTATGCAAAGTATAAGGTTATTTCCCTCTCAACGTGGAAGGAAGTGAACCACTACACCCTGcattgtttccttttttgtttagGTAATATAAGGGTGTCATGAAGCACTAGACACTAAGCCTTACCCTGCAGTCATGTCAGGGTATAATTGCTGTGGCTGCTGGCGTGGGAGGCTCGGATGTCTCAGACTTGTAATTTGAGATGAGTCAGGTTACAGGtgtgaaaggaaaagaatgTCTTTGGGAGAGGCAATATCTCTAAAGTGTGTAATTATAATTCTCtattaaaacacaagaaaaaaatctgggATGTCTGCAtcttttaaaattgtttttcttcccAGTTTAGTTGCCAGATTTCCAGCCATTCTTTTAACCTCAGGGTGGATGAAAGACGATGACTTATATCACTGAAGATCAAAGAAGAATAGTAGTAACAGATATTGTTTTCCAAGGCAGCACTGCattaattttttaatgaaagtCACACATACTCTGTACCATATTTACATTCTAACTAGGCCTAATTCACAGTCTTCACTTTGTTTCACATGACTGCCAGAAACTGTTGATCAGTGAAACAATATCAACACAAGGAATGTGCAATGTGCTGCCATTATACGTGTGCATGTGGCATCATCTGAATGAACAAACTAAATGAATGTCCACTTGTACAAATTCTGCTCTATAGAGCTACTGCTCCCTTAAAGACTAAAATCCTGCCACCCAATATTGAAtaaattttcatttgttctCAAATGTTCAGGACAGGAAGCTAAGAATCAGTCCGTGTCAGTGAAATTTATGTTTTGAATCAGTTCATAATGGTGCAGTAAGTACAGTAAATAAGTATCAAGCATCGTCAAAATAACTGATAattgaaaacagcatttagtTAAAGCAGAATTGTTGTGCTGGTAGTACTGAATAACTCCACAGAGTTACCgaagttagaaaaaaaaaaacacttgcaaTGCCATGAAGTGATATTGTTGTCAAGGACAAAAGGGATAATAATGTGAGAGCTGAGATTGCCTGGCTCACAATGCTGCCAAGGTTTGTCCCCAAGCCTCAGTTTAAGTGGAATAGCTATGAAATCATATAAGCTTCATTAGgttatatgtatataaattTGTCATAATTTTTATACATATCCCCTTTCTTCTATATCCTCCACTAGGCAGTGCCATCTCACCCTCACTAAAGCATGTCCAATCTTACTCAAATGACAATGATACTGCAGAGTCAGTCATAAACCCACTAATGTTTGTCTCTTCGCCTTTCCCCCTCTAAAGAtagaggccagtacctggacACAACCCAAAATGACTGTCTGCCGCTTATACTTGTCTTCACCACAGCATGGCTGAGTGCCCTCCTCTTCTATCTGTGCTCCTCTCGACCTGCCTACTTAACTGATTGACTGTCATGACATCTTCTCACAATTACTTTTGGTCATTTCAGTATAACAGTATACCATTATAAAGCTGCAGCATTTATGCGGTACAACAGACTACTATGGTGGCACAAAGTATAATTTACATAGAAATGACCAAATTACCATTGGGTGTTATAATTCAAGAAAACTGCTGCGAGTAGCCACACGCAGGTCTCCGGCAGAGTATAGCCTCTGGCCAACACTAACATTCAAATAGCATGCGGTCAGCTAGCAAGAGGGAATGTGCGGTTTCAGCAGATTGTAGGTATTTTTTTCATCAGGTGTTACATGTCCTCTTGCTGCCCTTCTGTGTATTGATTCTCTCTGCACTTCAGGCATGGAGAGGACAAAGTCTACAGTCAcgataaactaaaaaaaaacaaaaaaaccctaaGAGACAGAGTATGCCAAAAATGAACTGATATTTTAATGCTGCTGAGTGGGAATAAGGTTTTATATCCTGTATGCTAATTTAGAATCTAAATAATAAAACGTGCCCAATGTAAAAGTGAGGTTTGCCAAGTTTTGTAACAATCACAAAAGTCCTCTTCTCATCCATGGTAGGCAGACATAACCATAATGTCCAGCTAGCTAATTTGAACTCTTTGTCTGCCAATACCTCTGCTCCCTCAAAACATTTGCATAGAAATATCTTAATTATGGCCACAGTTTCAGTTAGGTCCAGGTGGCCATGAGAAAGACACATTCAACAGCAAAATGATAGATTATCTCTCTGTGAATGCGTCCAGTTATTTTTTCCAGCAGTCATTTCCATAAGCATACTAATTCACATTTACATAGAGATGAACCTGGATGCAAATGAGCCTAACATGTACttgaaaatgctgaaatgtgCTGAGGCATCAACAATTATGTCAATCAACTGCTGTGCCACATTTTGGTTAATAtaggtcaaaacatttgaacacaATACAGTCCTTACAAGTGAGCTAATGTCTGCGTATTACtagattaaataaacaaaactgaattttaagACATGTtacaatggaaaaataaagcacATGCTGAATTTAGGCATTTTACTCACCTGGCACTCATAACCAGGGCAATGTTAAAGTATACTGTTGGAGTGTGGAGGGCCTTCATGAAATAGCAGCTTCACAGCATGCACATTTCACCTGAAAAAAATGGTCTTTTACATTCAAAAATATCATTTCTGACCAATACTCTTTATaatatgaaatgcaaatgttttgcatGAAATCAAATGAGGCTTATGAGTTTCTGCAGGCTATGGTCTGACATTTTAGAGACAGAGCTTGAGGGATGAAGCATAACAAATAGGATGGAATTAAGTGGTGAAATTAATcaggatttatttttgtgtatgcTATGACTGGCATGAAGCAAATCGTATTAAGGGAAAATAGAGGGAATCTAAATTGAGGTTAAACAGTTCTTGTTTCAAAACAGTTTAGTGGATTATGTACAGATCTCGGTGTCTATTTGTATACCTACTCTAAGATACATTGTTGATCCAAAtctaataataacaaaaatgacACCATGAagaatataaatgtatttgtgtcaGTCAGAATACACTATGTCATAGATCTGACTGGTGGTCATGACAGATAAATGACTAGTGTGGTGAAAGTAACAGACATCTGTATGAAAAGGGACAACTGGGATGTATAATCTGTTGCATAATCTGAAAGCAAGGCAGGCCAGGGAGAGTAGACACCAGCTggacaaatgtaaatgtcttGTCTATGATTTACTGTGACTGAGCCTGACTTGCAAAAACCAATTCCTCCAAAATATGCTAACTGAATTTTACActatcacagacacacacagacacacaagctcATCACCCTGATACTTGACCCTTTGCTTTAGCTTTTCTTGTTGACTTTTTTCGCTGACTTTTGATGTTCACTGATTTATCAGGCTCTTGTGTGATATCACAACTGACTTTAAAAGTAAATCCAATGACATAGATTAAAAATGCAGGGTCTCCCTTGTGATGTTTCCAGGTGAACACACTTGTTAAACTCGCAGCATGTAATGAACTGTGActacataaaacaaatacaataactaCAGATAGACAGCAGCTGTATAATAGctgaactttttacatttgaaGTAATTTGGACATCCACATGGTGAGATGAAAACAGAAGAGGTCATTACActtaacacattttcttctctccttaTTTGCTGAGGTATGTGAAGCCCTCTGCTTGCCTTCCTCTGTTACTCATTACCTTCTACTTTGTGTTGAGGAAAAATGGCCAAAGGCCCTGACCTTATGCTTACAACTCTGGTGCGGACAAAACAGGGCTTTGTGCCAGCTCTCCAGGCACACCACAGCCAAAGCCCCTGCAGTTGCTGCCCTGGCCCCCCAGTTTACCCTTCATGGTCTGTATTCACTCAGCTGCAACTAAGTGACTCTCCCCCTAGTATGTGCCGGGTTTCATAATGAAATCATTCAGTTATGTGCAGGAAGTTCCCTGCACTTTGTAGCCATGAAAGAATCTATATATCTGTCCCCTCACATATAGCAGGTCCGCTGGGAGAGGAACAGTCTCAGTTTGTCACCTGGTGTCTGGTAAAATATCCAGTTGTacttttttgtcctttttttaactgatttaaagctgcaaatGAGTTTGgtttaattaagaaaatattttgtaattaaaatttTAGAAGTCACGTCGGTTGatgatgatattttgatattatATTTATCTGTCTTCTCTGTTAGACAGGGTGTGTGTATTCTGGCTTACATTCTGTAAACCGCTGTACTTTTATAAGTCCATTTTTGTGccaattaaacaaacaagttCCAACTTGTTTGCTAGTGAGCTAGTAGAGGTGCTGTTATGTGGAACGTGTTACCGTTGGACCGAGCCAGCTAGCTGTTTCTAAGATAGGCTCACTATTTTCTCTGCCTTGAATTGATCTGGCAAACATGAAAGCAGTTTTGATTTCTCATCTAACTGTAAGCAAGAAAGCAGCAGTAAACGCATTTCCAAATGGTactattcctttaaaatgtTACAACTTTATTCATGTCATAGGAGCTCAGCCAACTCTGACAACAGTTTATATACACAACTGGGACTCCATACACTTGCCTGCCTgagaggtctgtgtgtgtccgtgcGTCCATGGAGATGATCCTCCCTCAGCTCTTCTGGAATGTTTGCAATGTGCCCAGAGAAGAAGGAGATCAGCTTGAGTACCTGGGGCCTCTGCTCGGGCCTGCTGTGGGCCCCTGGCTGTATCACTGTCTGATCCTGTGATTCATCCTGCTGAAATAGAAAACAAGCACATCTGGAAGGAACCACAGAATGCTGACATGTGTAAGGCCATAGTTAACTGCCATACACTGCACAATAATCTGCTGCTCTGGTGCCACAAGCTAGAACAAGTTGCACTCATTAGACCATCTCACAAAAAGCATGAAGTTTGTTTCCTCTGGGTGGGAAAAGTCGGGGGTGTGGGAACATGTGTGATGGTCTGAAATAAGCCAGGCAGGAAGAGTGAGGGGGGAACATATGTGAACAGTTAAAAGGGTGATTTTAACAACCTCTTTGATATCTGCCATTAGTGTGATTGTAGATGATGTGGTCCctgcttaaaaaaatattttcttgtgttaagaaatttgcaaaaataaaaaaaaattaggattACGAAATCTTCGTTTTCCATTTGCAACAGATATTAAGAGTCAATATATTCGGCAGTGATGTTAACTGCGAAGACAGATGCGTTGCAGGGAGGGTGAGATGTGGGTGAAATACAGAGGAAGGGAAATCAAGTGAGTCAGGGAAGGAGGAAGGGTTgcaagtctggtttagacatgcAGACCTAGTTTAGCATTGTGTTTAATCCCTGGAGTCTGCAGCCTGTCGTAAATCTACTCGCTGTGTTCGGCACTGGCAGATATGCTTAGAGCACCATGCCCAGCTGCGAGTGCAGGCTTTACAACCCCCATGAAATACATGGTCACATACTAACCCTTCACCCAGCAAGCAGCCCATTAGCATGACCTGCTTTCCCATATACAACAGTCAGTGCACATATTGATCCCAAAGTGCCTACTACAACAGCAGCTGGGAGTTAGTCTGCTAGTTACACCTGCTTAaacctctgctgcttctctgccACTATGTAATGACCTAGTAGAGAGCAGCACAAATCAGACACCTTCGCATGTGCTGTAAGCCATGAAATGAAGGGCAAGTGCACATCGAAACACTATTTGAACAACATGGACTCATCCTCTCATCCCACTCTATGGAGATACCATACAAATGGTAGTGTTGTGCTCTGGAGTTGGCCATATataaaaaagtttgtaaaagaAACCAGATGAGGTGCAGGATATGGAGAGACTGGAAAGAATTAGTTCTTCAAGAGTTTGATCATTGACTTTCCTTCTGATGTGCTCGCAAGTCTAGAACCAGAAATCAGACACAGAGCTTGGCAGATGGCAGAACTAATGAGGAAAGGATGCTTCCAAAAGGGTCAAATTAAAAGACTGATGTAGTAGTGTGAAGTGAAAGCGTACCATAAAAGGCAAAATAATATATCTGATCTCTAGAATAGTGTTCACAATTAAAAATTCTGTCTCTAAAAAGCTGTAAACAAGAATCTCCTCTGAGAGCAAAGCTCTCATTAACTGTGGGTTTGGCCTCTAGGCAGCACATGCATTCACTAAGGGACTTTTCTTACTTTTCAGCTGAGCAGACTGAACCAATAAGCCATCCAGGTTTTGGCCGTGGAGTGACTGTTTATATTATAGCATGACAAATATTCTGAAATCTGTCTTCTGGTTCTGAGTAGGTGGAAGCTTTGATATAGttagaaaataagaaaacctGTTGGAAAGTATGTCAGTTGTCTCCTTCAGTTCATCATTCTGGGTGATTATAAAGGGGATTACAGGTTCCTGTTATAGCATGCCTGTGGCTGACAGAATGGCTCCTGGGGAATGGTGTGCCAGTATAAGATATTTCAACAGCACAATGAGAGGACTGTAATGGGCAAATGCAAAGGCTTGAAAAATCCCAGCGCTCTACACAAACCGAGTAAATATTTGATGGATTCTAATAAGGCAGTTagttacaaaaatacacaacatcTACACaacagttaaattaaattacaatatatttatcAAAAACGGTCATTTTGGAATGTAACAATGCACATTAAATTAGAAGAGCATCAAATATTCAACACAGGTTGTGAGACAATATTTACAACTTACAGCATGTACAGGGGACATGATATACCAGTGACTTTAAGGCTGAATATGCAATACAAACACAATTACAGAGTGCAGGtgctgctgtgacactgtgCAAATGACTTTCTCTAAAAAGCGAGCCAGATatccacagaaaaacagcatttaagaGTTCACTTATGTTAAGGCTTAGGAATTTATCATTAGGATTACTGAACACAAGGCAAGAAtccaaacacacatgaacagctGCATTAGGATTCCCTAGTCACAAATAAAGCCTACTCTTTACATTGATTCCTAGTCAGGTGAGAATCAGTGAGTGAAGTAAGCCAGGATACACTGACCTCAGTCATTCCTCCGTGAGGTACAGTACAGTGACAATCTCAGCAGGGAGCTTATAAACGTGTCAAATTTACTTATTTATAAAGTAGGcaacacattttattcacaAGAGGTAGTTCAGCTGGATATTCAAGACAGTTTTGTGTAATCAGTTTGGCACAGGTGTGCCAATCGTGTTTGCAGAGCTCATTATACTGTGCAGACAACAAATCCATCACCTGTGCATGCGAATGTTCACAGCTGGATGTACTTGCCTTTACaatgcaaaatgtgtttgtataatCTGTCTATCCTGTCTTGGAGAACACCAGCGTGCTCGTCTGAGAGAAATCCTAATTCCAGAGACAAAGGCTCGCTGTCTCTGTAGAGCTCCAGCAGCCTTTTCCTGGAGTCTCTGCGCCTGTGCAGCTCTGTCACGCGCTGCGTGGTCCTTTTTCTGAACACACAGACGGAGCTTAGCACTGTATTATGATATTTCTCCCACATGTTTAAGACCCGAAACCCGTGCACAAGTCCAGCCTCGTTGTCGATGAATACAAGATCCCCATGTGGTGTTTTGAGGAGGTTGTTGGTGTCCCTCTCCATTACGCGCGAGTCCCACTGCAGGCTGAACAGATTGCTGACGAGTCTGTCGAAGTTTGCAGTCAGGTAGTCGAATACGATCAGGTCGGTCCACTGCATTAGCTCCAGCAGTTCTGCTGTCGTCTTGTTCCGAAGCTCCTCAAGCACAGGATGCAGCCCGCTGCTCTCCTGTCTGAGCGGCGCAGGTGTGACCACCCCGGTCAGGTTGGAGATCCACTCAGTAAGAGAAACCACGGCTCGGTCACTCCACTGTAAATCATCTATGCGTGTCCGCACAGCTGTCCATTGCTCGCTGTCTCTGTTCAGCTGGGACAGTGTTAGAGGAGGCAGGTTGGTGATGTCTAACAAAGTGGCAAGATAATATGTCAGAGTTTCTCCTTGCACCTGATCAGCGTTTATCCCGTAACGCACACACGCTTTGGTCCCATCTGCAAACGTGGCGAGCTGATTGGATATCCTGCCGCATCCAGGCTCCAGCTTCACTATCCGGCATGTCCTCGCTCTCTCTCGCCAAGTCCGAGCATATTCCTCCGTGAAACCCACAGGGAGGAGATCTTCCAGCCACTCACTCCAAAATATCCCATCCTCCACCGGGGAGCCTAACTTGACCGGACCCTCCCGCCGCCCTGACCTCTTGTTATACCCATTCAGATGATAATCTGGACTTCCTGCAGAGACAGTTTGATCTGTGAGGTTCTGAGCCTTGTGTGCGCCCCCCAAGTGCGGTCTTTGTGCCGCTGGAACAGCGAGCAATGCCCGGAAAGTTTTGGCGGAGATATCCGCTGGCAGACCTTGGTGAAAAGACCTTCCGCCTGGTACTGACAACCTCCGCGTGTGTCGCTCCAAACGGTTTTCCAGAGCGCTCCATACGTAGAAAACACTTGCAAGGGCGCAAAGGAAGAGCAGAGCGAACAAGTTTGCTGAAACAACCCTCATGATGAGGACTTCACTTCGACCCACACAGCTTCAGCAGAttagaaaggacagaaaaagaagaagttgTCTTCTATCCACAGCTTCACTGGAACGGCTGCTGTGCGCCCCGTGTCCCGTACACTCCCCAAGCCCCGCGGCTCACAGGCAGTTTGAGATCACAAGAAGAAGGTGGTCTCTGAAACAGTGTGAATCTCATCTCCTGTCCTGTTGAGAtgcctctctcctctgcttttcGGATAACCACAGCGGATATTCTCTATGAAACGTTCTCCATTTCAGAACATGGGCATCGTAGGGGCTTTCTATCCGCGCACTCCTCCCCGCTTCTCATCgtcctttctctctccaccGTTCTCTGGGTGAGTTTGATTTGTGTCGGTGTCTGCTCGCAGAGACACTAGGCGCTGAGACACGTGACTCCAGTCCCGAGATGGTGGGCGGATCATGGCGAGGAGGGCTCCGAGAGGAGCGGAACAAGTGCACCGCGCCGCGTTTTTTGTGTGATCTGAGAGGGACTgtacagaatgtttttttttaaagcatctcTTATGATAAGTGACACCAGGGGCAGAAATAAtgtcacaatttaaaaaatgatttcatatCTGTGCACCAGTCAGAGAAGCAGAGGTACGCAGGGATAGAGCGGAGGCTGAGGCTGCCTCGGCTCACTTCTATCTACGTCTAATTTATGGCTACCATGAAATCATAATGAATCTCGGAAAGCTCTAAGTAATATCAGCACATTTTCTTTAATTGTTTTGGCTCAGTACCCCAGTTCACTGCAGAAGAAACTGATTAAAGTGCTGACACTGCTCACATCTACATTAGGTGGACAGAGGACACGTTGCCCTTGTTGGGGGTGCCATGTTAGGATAATGAAGCATGATCCCAAACATACAGCACAGCCGGTTATGTAGTTGAATGTTCTTGACTGATCAAGTCTTGATGTATATAACTGATCATGCTTCTCAATGCTGAAGGCAAAACTCTGGAAGAAAGACGTGGACATTGCTGCTGTTAGAGCCTGGCAGTGGACATCTTTGAGTTCATGACATGATTTATATCTTATTTTAATCAGCCTAATACAGTTTGGCCCACATAGTTTCTACCCCTTGCACAGATCTGTCTGTTCCTCCCATACCACCAAATATGTTTAAGggtgaaataatatttttagacATTTCAAATAATCTACATAACATAAATACTTTTTATACACATGAATAgcaattgttttgttgtattttggaAAGTCATCTAGTTGCATGTAATGCATCTCCAgtaatattgtaaaaaaaaaaaaccctatacataaaacaaagcaaaacaaaaaaatcttaacAGGAGGGAAACCTGGCATTTTAAGGAGATTCCAACcacatttttatcatctttaaCAGCAGATGGAGGCTGCTCAGCCTTGGAAGAAATGACAAATGCCTTGTTTTGGTATTTAATGGTTCATGCTCCTGTTTTGTATTCATTAAGACCACTGTTATTTCAATTTCTGCTGCAAAGTATTTGATCATTTTCCCCTGAACACCCGGGGCACAATTAAATCAACTACTGCTTGTTTCCTCCTCGTCCTAAGCTTTTGTTAAACCAAATGTAacattcatgcacacaaactCCTTTATATACATGTCCCTCACTAAATTATTCCTCATTTGCATCCGCTCACACTCTTTATCATTCCACTCATGGTTCTCACTCTGTATCTTGAACCTTAGGTTCCTAATCAAattaattgttatttttatagcaACATGCTGGAATGCTAAATTGCAATTGAAAAGAGCCACAGACGAGCATACCCAATTGTATGCAGTAAACCTGCGTACCTTTATAGCTTTTAT contains:
- the fjx1 gene encoding four-jointed box protein 1, giving the protein MRVVSANLFALLFLCALASVFYVWSALENRLERHTRRLSVPGGRSFHQGLPADISAKTFRALLAVPAAQRPHLGGAHKAQNLTDQTVSAGSPDYHLNGYNKRSGRREGPVKLGSPVEDGIFWSEWLEDLLPVGFTEEYARTWRERARTCRIVKLEPGCGRISNQLATFADGTKACVRYGINADQVQGETLTYYLATLLDITNLPPLTLSQLNRDSEQWTAVRTRIDDLQWSDRAVVSLTEWISNLTGVVTPAPLRQESSGLHPVLEELRNKTTAELLELMQWTDLIVFDYLTANFDRLVSNLFSLQWDSRVMERDTNNLLKTPHGDLVFIDNEAGLVHGFRVLNMWEKYHNTVLSSVCVFRKRTTQRVTELHRRRDSRKRLLELYRDSEPLSLELGFLSDEHAGVLQDRIDRLYKHILHCKGKYIQL